DNA from Chitinophaga pendula:
GCTTCGGTCGTTGATCAGCAGTACGGCTAAACAGCGGCAGGTAACGGAGGAAGTGGTGACGCAGGAGCGGCTGGCGGAGATACCGATGGGGCGGTTTGGCACGGCGGGGGAGATAGCTGCTATGGCAGCTTTCCTGGCGACACCGGCGGCGGCTTATATCACCGGCACGAGTACTGCGGTAGATGGTGGTAAAACCCCTGTGATGTAGTTGTAGTAGACTTTATGTTTATATAGAAAAAGGCTGTCGGAATGCTCCGACAGCCTTTTTATTATCTACCTGTTTATCTTTCTTTTATCTCACATCGAACCAGAGGCGGGTGATGAGTGCATCCGGTCCCTGGTTGGCTACGGCCTTTTTGTAGTTGATCCCATTCAATGCCTGCTCGCTGGAGGGATAGGTAAGGCGCAAGGGCATTTTGCCCTGCAACACGCCCTGGTATGCAGGCTTTAACTGGGGATAGTCCAGCCTTCTCCATTCTGTGAAGCCTTCGATGCCTTCGCTGAAGAGGGCCAGCCATTTTTGTTCGCCGATAGCGCGGCGGAAGTTGGTGACATCGTAGGCTAGTGCCGGTTGGGCGAGGTAGTTATTGACTACGGTGGCATCGACGATATTGTACTGGGCGAGGGACGCTCTTATGGCATCTTTATACAGTTGTTCTGCATCTGCGGAGATCAGGCCCCGGGCAGCTGCTTCTGCTTTGATGAAGAGTAGTTCTGCGTAGTTAAACAATATAGCCGGTGCGGTGGTGGCGGTGAAGACGGCACCTACATCAGAGGTTTTATTAAAGCCTAATGCGGAGGCGGAGTCTGTGGGCAAGCCATTGGTAACGCCGAGGATGGGGCCACCATCTTTGGGTTTGGCGGCATATATGGAGAGTCGCGGGTCGTTCAGTGCGAGTAGTTTGTCTACTACGGATTTGCTGATACGGTAGTCGTTCCTGGTTTCGCGGTTGCGGCCTACGGGGTTTTGGTTAGGGGAAGCGAGGTAGTCGAGCTTTACATTGTCGGCGTTGCTGCTGAGGACTGTGGCAGCATTGTTACTTACTTCGTCGAATACTGCTTTGGCGGTGGCTTCGTCCCTGTCGGATATCCTGATAGCGATGCGCAGGCGGAGGGAGTTAGCGAACTGTTTCCAGCGTTTCATATCGCCTTTGAATACCGGGTCGCCCTGGATGGGATTAGCGGTTTCCTGGATGGCGGCTACGGCACCTTTCAGTTCGGCGAGCAGGCCGGTGTATATATCTTTCTGCGCGTCATACCTGGGGGTGAGGAATTCCTTTATGTTGGCGGCCTGGCTATAGGGCACATCGCCATAGAGGTCGGTAAGGTTCTGGAATATCCAGGAACGCATGATAACGCCTACGGCGCGGTAGTTCGGGTTGTGCAAGGTATCCCCCAGCTGGATGAGGGTGGTAAAGTCCTGCACGGGTTGCGCGTAGAAATTGTTCCATATGCTCTGTGAGGTGGTGGCTGCCGGCTGGTATTTATCCGGATCGGTATATTGGATCTTGGCCCAGTATTGTACGTACAGCAGGGATGTTTCCATGGTCGCGTTCTCTCCCCAGTAGATGTCTACTGCGGATTTGATTGCATTAGAGAGGAGGTAGTCCGGTTGTACATTTTCTGACTGGTTAGGATTTTTGTTGATGTCTTCCAGCTGTTTCTGGCAGGCGGCCAGCAAGGTGACTGCTATCAACAGTGCCGGCAATATATATCTGGTATTTACTCGTTTCATGGTTATCGCTTTAATCATACACATTAGAAGGATACATTCAGGTTAAGACCGAAGCTGCGGGTGGTAGGGATCTGCAATGTTTCCAGACCTTGTCCGTTGCCGGTATTGAATGCTGTTTCCGGGTCGATGTTGGGTGCTTTTTTGTCGATGATCCATAGGTTGCGGCCCACGAGGGTGACATCTATGGCCTGGAAGCCCCAGCGTTTTACCAGTTCTTTCGGTAGTGCATATCCTATTCTTACTTCGCGCAGTTTGATGAAGGAGGCGTCGTATACGCTGCTTTCATTGAGGCTGCTATTATATACTGATTTATAGTACCGTTGGGCGGGCAGGATGACGTCGTTCTTTTTGCCGGAGCTGGTAACGCCATCGAATATCATCCCATCATGGTATACGGTTTCTCCATTGGGAGCGCCTGCGTTATGGTTGGGGAGGCGTACGGGTGTGGAGCTGGTATTGTTACCTGCATAATAGTACGGGATTCCACCATTTTCTGCATCGCGGCCAGGGAGGCTGGCTGCCAGTACGCCGGTGTATATGCCGGTGTAGTTGGTACCGGACCAGATGGATCCGCCCTGTTTGGTATCGATGAGGAAGCTGAGGGTCACCCCTTTGAAGGAGAAGGCGTTGTTGATGCTACCGGTCCATTTGGGGGTATAGTATCCCAATACTTTTCTGTCGTTGGCGATCGCTGGTGTACCATCGGGGTTTACCAGTATCTGTCCGCTGGCGTCGCGCTGATAGGCTTTACCATATATGGCACCATATCGTTTGCCTTTGCTGGCCAGCACCTGTACGTTGCCGGAGGTACCCAGTACGTAATCGTTGAGGAAACCATCTTTGTCCAGTTCTACTACTTTGCTCACGTTGCGGGCGTAGTTGATGTTTACATCCCAGCGGAATCCGGAGGCGGTACTTACGGGCGCGCCACCTAATGATATTTCTATCCCTTTGTTGTTGATCTGCCCTGCGTTGAGCAATTTTTTCAGGTAGCCGGTAGAGGCGCTAACATCGGCCAGTAGTATCTGGTTGCGGCTGTTAGCGTTATAGTAGGTCACGTCGATGCGGGCGCGGTTATTGAAGAACCCTGCTTCCAGGCCAATTTCTGCGGAGGAGGTGATCTCAGGTTTGAGGTCGCTCTTCAGGAAGTTGTCAGAAACGGTGAGGAGCGGATATTCACCGAATGGTTGATTGAATGGGTATGTATTGATCAGTTGATAAGGATCTGTATCATTACCTACCTGTGCCCAACCTCCTCTCAGTTTGAGTAGGGTGAGTGCTTTGCTCTGTATGTGGAATGCTTCGTTGAGTACGAGGCTGGCGTTGGCGGATGGATAGAAGTAGGCGTTATTGGCTCGTGGCAATGTAGAGGATTGATCGCGACGGGCGGTGAGGTTAAGGAATGCGTATTCGCGGAAGCCCAGTTGTGCAGAGGCGAATCCGCTATAGATGCGTCGTTTACCGAATATGTTAGAGGACACTACCGGGTCGCGTGAGTTATTCAATGTGTATACATCTTTCACTGCGAGGCGGGGCGCCTGTTGATAGTTTTGTTCTGTTTGATTATTGCGGATGTTACCTCCCACCAGTACATCGAGGTTGAAGTCGCGGCTTAGTTTTTTCACTGCGTTCAAGGTGAACTCGGTGTTTACTTCGGAGATGCCATAGGCATCTTCTGTGTAGGAGCCGAATGGTGTGCCGTTGGTACCGTAGGCTATTTTGTATTTACGGCGGTCGTTGTAATAATCGAGGCCGATGCGGACATTGGCGGTCAGCCAGTCGAGTATCTGGTAGGACAATCGGGTATTGCCGAAGATACGGTTACGTTGTTGTCCTACGGTATTTTCATACTGTATCCAGTAGGGGTTGCTGTAGTAGCTATGGTTCCAGTTATAGTCGGTGCCATCGGGATTTTTATAATCGCGCAGCCTGTTTACATCTACCTGGCGGCCGAACCAGATGAACTGGAGGGTAACGCTGTTACCACGGCGGCCATCGACACCTGGCAGGTTATCTGCGACGCTGCGGGTATAATTGACATTGCTGCTGAACGTCAGTTTAGGCGTGATGCGGTAGGTGGTATTAAAGGAGAAGCTATTCCGGCTGATGCCGGTATTGGGCAGGATGCCTTTTTGTTTGGTATTGTTATAGGAGAACCGGTAATCGAGTTTATCGTTAGAGCCGGCGATTGACAGGCCATTGTTGAGGGTATATCCTGTTACGTAGAAGTCTTTTACGTTATTGGGATGTGGAACCCAGGGAGCAGGTTGGCCATTGGAGAAGAACTGTTTGATCAGTCGGCCATCCATTTTGGGTCCCCAGCTTTCGTCGACGCCATCGTTGATACCGCCCCCTTTACCATCTACGTAGGAGAACTGACCTCCGGAGCCTTGTCCGTATACGTTCTGGAAGGAGGGTAATACGAGGAGGTCTTCTACGGTGGCGTTGGAGGAGACGGTGATGCCCAGGCCCTTTTGTTTACCGCGGCCGGACTTTGTTTTGATCACGATCACGCCATTGGCAGCACGGGAGCCATATAATGCGGCAGCGTTGGGGCCTTTGAGGACGCTGAGGGATTCGATATCTCCAGGGTTGATATCTGCGATAGCGTTAGCGAAGTCGCGGCCGGAGCCTACGCCCAGCTGGGAGTTATCTACCGGTAATCCATCTACTACGAAGAGGGGTTGGTTATTACCTGAGATGGAAGTCTCTCCTCTTATTACGATACGGGAGGAGCCCATGTTACCCTGGCTATTGGTAATGTTGACGCCGGCGATCTTACCCGACAATGCATTGACGAGGTTGGTTTCGCGGGCTTCGGTAATATCTTTTGATTTCAGTTCCTGCATGGCATATCCCAGTGATTTTTTTTCACGGGAGATACCGAGGGCAGTTACTACGACTTCCTGCAATTTACTTTCTGCTGATTCGAGTGCAATGTTGAGTTGGGAGCTTTTACCTACCGGCACTTCGATGGTATTGTAGCCGATGAAGGAGAAGCGGAGGGTATCGGAGGAATTTGCTTTGATGCTGTATTTTCCATCCGCATCGGATTGGGTACCATTGCTGGTTCCTTTTACGACTATGATGACGCCTGGTAGTGGCTGTGCGTCTGTTTTACCGGTGACCACACCTCCGATTTTTATACTTTGCGCGAAGCCAGCCTGGGTGTACAGGATGACGAAGAGCAAGGCTGCGGCATGTCTTGCAAATTTCATGGTTGAGAAAACGTTTGATGAGTAATTTTGTAGTTTAATCAGGTAGTTAACCTACAGCGGATGTGTATTATACACAAAGCAATGCCTGGTGGCAGTTCAATGCTGCCGGTAAGTAATTTGTATATAACAGGTGGTGTATGATGTCAGATCAACAATATATCGCGGCGGAGCAGCCGCATACGGCAGACCATGCGTTGCATGAAGTACGTAAGAAAGCTATGGTTGGAAATTCCGTTGCTGATTGGACGAACACAAAATGCATTATTATACCTGGTTTAGTTGACAGGCGTAAAAGTACACAATAATAATTAATCTACAAATTCTGTAGGGTATTAGTATTAATAAATATTATTCTTGCAGGAGACCGGCGGCGATAAGTAGTTTGCGGACGTCGGGGTCTTTCTCATATTTTTTGATCAGGGCATTTATGTTTTTGGGTGTGAGGGATTGTTTGTTGAAGGTGTCGGGGAATGCGTTGGCCCATGCGTTGCCGAAGATGAGGTTCATCCAGGTGTGGTAGGGTTCGTAGCGGCCGTATCCACGGTATTGCCAGAACTGGTCCATGGAGGTATTGAATGATTGGAGGGCGGCGCTGAATATTTCTTTGTTGATGGTATTGATTGATTTGAGGGACAGTTGTTTTTCCATGTCATCTTTACGATAGAGGGCGATGGCGAAGTGGGAGCCGGTATCTTTTTTTATAGCGTCCTGTAGTTCGTTGAGGGATTTGTAGCCATTGTCTGAGCCATCTGCGCAGTACATCCACAGTATTTTATTCGATTTATCGTATTTGAAGGAGGTGCAGAAGAACAGGGAATCGTAGGAGACATGTACGAGGTAGGTTTTACCTTTTGTATTAAAGTCTTTGATAACGGTGATTTTCTCTTCGTTCCCCTGTTGGGCGCCGGCGACGTTGTAGTTGCGCAAGGGTCGGAATCCGATGTCCTGGTTGCTCAGGGATATATTTTTTTCGCTGATGGTCAGTTGTGCGATGGGGCCATTGCCGGTGGTGTAGGTATACCATTCTCCTTTGATCTGGGCGAGTGTCCAGGTGGACAATAGGAGCAGGCAGCTGAGTGTTGTGAGCATTCTTTTGTGCATATGACCAGGGATTTATGATTATTGAGACTGTTGAGCGAGGCTAAAGATAATCTTGGCAGCGGCGGTATCCAAGCGGGTGCCGGAGGTGGAATCGGCCGGTGTGAAGTGGCGTTTGAAGGCCAGTATGGCGGCGGAGGTATCTTTGATATCGTAGCCGACGATCCGTAATGCCTGTAGGTGGTTGAAGTTCTGGGGTAGTGTGATGGTGGCGGTATCTTTGAACCAGAGGCCGAATCCTTTTTGAGCCAGTTGTTGCCAGGGGAACCATGCGCTGGGGTCTACTTTTCTACCCGGGGCGATATCTCCGTGGCCGATGAAGTTGGCGGTGGGGATGTTGTATTTATGGCGGAGGGTGTCGAGCAGTATTTCGAGGCTATGTATCTGTGCGGGGGCGAAAGGTTCGAAGCCGTTGTTGTCCAGTTCAATGCCTATAGAGGAGGAGTTGATATCGGTGACGCTGCCCCAGCGAGCGACGCCGCCGTGCCAGGCGCGGAGGTAATCGTTGAGCATATGGTGAATGGTACCATTGCGGCAGATGACATAGTGAGCGCTTACCTGGGTGGCGGTGTTGGTGAATGTTTTAAGGGTCTGTTCGCAGGAGTTTTGTGCGGTATGATGGATGATGACGAAGTTAGGTTTGCGCAGGTTAAAGTTGACGGTACCTACCCAGTATTGGGGGAGGGCGGCGGAGTCTGTGGGGACGGGGAATGGTTGTTGGCGGATGGTCGCTGCGTATGTTTTAGTCTGTTGGCGATATGCTTTATTGGTGGTTGCGTATGGATTACGTGCGCAGCCATATACCAGCAGGAGGGCTGCGGCGAGGGGGTAATACCAGGAAGTCAGTTTCATAAGCCAGCTATTTTTGGATAGTTTGATGTCCTACCTATAGCAATTATTGCTCCATTTCTGGGAGGTGCAGGTATTATGCGATACCTGGCGGACATTTACAAAAATAGCATAATCGGTATCAAATGAAAAAAGGCGGGTGAATACCCGCCTTTTTGTTATCACCATTCTATCAACCATTTAAAAAAAACACGACATTATTTTGCATCTGAGTAAGAGAATGGTGCGTCTTTGACAGCTGTACCACGGTTCTTTTCGGGTTGTGCGCTCATACGGAAGTTCAGTTGTCCACCTTTCATCAGTTCGAAGTGGTCGAGCCAGTTTTGCGACAGTGCTTTACCATTCCATTCCATCTTCTGTATGTATCTTTTATCCGGGCCGTTGTCGGCCGCGTTGATCTGCAGTGTTTTACCATTTTCCAGTTTGATGGTAGCGTTTTTGAAGAGGGGGCTACCTACTACGTATTGGGTGGTACCCGGGCAAACGGGGTAGAAACCTAACGCAGAGAATACGTACCATGCGGAGGTTTGTCCGTTGTCTTCGTCACCGCAATAGCCGTCGGGAGTGGGGGTATACAGGCGGTCCATTACTTCACGGAGCCAGTATTGTGCTTTCCAGGGTGCGCCTGCATAGTTATAGAGGTAGATCATGTGTTGAATGGGTTGGTTGCCATGTGCGTACTGGCCCATGTTCATGATCTGCATTTCCCGGATTTCGTGTATGGTGAAGTTATAATAGCTATCGTCGTACACGGGAGGCATTACGAATACGGAGTCTAGCATTTTCACGAACATTTCCCTGCCGCCCATGAGGTTGGCGAGGCCTTTTACGTCATGGAATACGGACCAGGTGTAGTGCCAGCTATTTCCTTCGGTGAAGGCATCTCCCCATTTGAACGGGTTGAACGGAGACTGGAAGTTACCATCTTTATTACGGCCTCTCATGAGGCGGGTTTCTTTATCGAAGAGGTTACGGAAGTTCTGGCTACGTTTCTCATATTTTGAGATATCATCTGCCGGGCGTTTGATTGCTTTTGCGAGCTGGTAGATGGTGAAGTCATCGTAGGCGTATTCGAGGGTACGTGCGGCGTTTTCGTTTATTTTCACGTCGTAGGGTACGTATCCCAGTTCGTTATAGTATTTCACGCCTCTGCGGCCTACGGATTCGAGGGGGCCTTCATTTTCGGCATTTTTCTGTAATGCTTCGAAGGCGGTGTTTACATCGAAGTTGCGTACGCCTTTGATGTAGGCGTCGGCGATGATGGAGGCGGAATTGGAGCCGATCATACAATCGCGGTGTCCGGGGCTGGCCCATTCGGGAAGCCATCCACTTTCTTTATAGGCGTTCACGAGTCCCTGCATGATGTGGCTGTTCATTTCGGGATACATGAGGTTAAAGAAGGGGAATGCGGAGCGGAAGGTATCCCAGAAGCCGTTGTCGGTGAACATGTACCCTGGCAGTACTTGTCCGTTGTATGGGCTGTAGTGTACTACTTCTTTCTTCTCGTTCATTTCGTAGAATTTGCGCGGGAAGAGGAGTACTCTATAGAGGCAGGAGTAGAAAGTACGTGTTTGATCGACGGTGCCACCTGTTACGAGGATGCGGCCCAGTTCTTTATTCCACGTTGCTTTAGCCTGTGTTTTTATGTCGTCGAAGCTGCGGTTGCCGATTTCCTGCAGGAGGTTTAGTTCTGCTTGTTCGGGGCTGATGAAAGAGGAGGCTACTTTGGCCTGTACTTTTTCGCCCTTTACGGTAGCGAAGCCTATGATGGCGCCACTATGATTGGATTTGGATTCGAGGATACCGGCAGAGAGGGTGCTATCCTTCCAGGTGGCCTGGTAGGAGAACGGTTTATCGAAATAGATGACGAAATAGTTTTTAAAGTTGGCTGGTACGCCGCCGCTGTTGCGGGTGGTATAGCCAATGATCTTGCGTTCTGCGGGGATCACTTTTACGAAAGAACCTCTGTCGAGGGCATCGATGATAACGAATGCGCTGTCGGTTTTCGGGTAGGTAAAGCGGAAACGGGCAGCTCTTTCGGTGGGGGTGATCTCGGTGGTTACGTCGTGATCGGCGAGGTATACGCTGTAGTAGTATGGTCTGGCGGTTTCTGATTTATGAGAGAACCAGCTGGCGCGATCGTTTTCGCGGAATTTGGGTTTGCCGGTTACGGGCATGATAACGAACTGGCCGTAATCGTTGATCCAGGGGCTGGGTTGGTGGGTTTGTTTGAAGCCGCGTATCTTTTCGGCGTCGTAGGTATATGCCCAACCATCTCCCATTTTGCCGGTTTGCGGCATCCAGAAGTTCATTCCCCAGGGGAGGGCGATAGCCGGATAGGTGTTACCCTGTGAGAGGCTATGTTTGGAAGCTGTTCCCATAAGGGGATTGACCCAGTCTGCCGGGTCTTGTACGGAAGTGACGATCTGTGCCTGCGACTGTAAGGAAAGCAGTGTCAGGGCACCAAGCAATAATTTTCTCATGATGCTATAAATAAACTCAATAGTTTCCAACTATATTCCACCAGGTAAGCGACTTACAGATAGTATGACAGGTCTATCTTACGATCTTTGGTTGGGACACTGGTCCTGATACGTGGAAAGCAGTAAAAATACTTGTTCAATGGAAAGATAACGTAATATTTTATGAGTGGAAAATGCAAAAATGCTAAACTGAGGAAATATAGTACCTGTCTGGGGCTAAAACATTTTAGCAACAAGCATTTAGGGCCGTATTTTTTTAGCAATAAAAAAGGGGTGGGATTGGGATGATATACTTTAGAATGTGGGGGTGGCGTTATTAAATTCTGTCATTTGAGCGACATAAAAAGCAGATTTAGCGTTTTTTTAACTGTGGGCATTATAATGCTTCGTAATATTGGTCTATCTCTCTTGATCTACTTCTTTAAATTTATTTTCATGCGCAAACGTCTAACTAGTTCCGGCGCTGCCATCTTCCCTCTACTTTTTTTATCGGCGGTGATATTCACTGCCTGTAAGAAGGACAGTAAGTCAGATCCGCAGCCGGGCAATCCTGATCCGGTGAACAATACTGCCAAATCGGATGAGGATTCTCTTAAGTACCTGATGTACAGGACCATGCAGGTGTCTTATGTGAGTGGGGGTCGGAGTACGACTACGGACCTTCCCTCCTACTACTGGTATACGCAGGTACCTGCGATCGATCCTTTCAGTGCGACTTATGCGAAGGCGGAGGATCTGTTAAGTGCGATGATCAACAAGGTATCGCCTACGGACCGGTATAGTTTCCTGGACAGGACGGGATCGCTGGCGAACAAGTTGCAGAATGGCATCAGCCAGGATGCGGCACCTGGAGAGGGTGGCAGTTATGGTATGGAGGTGACGTATGCGCTGGATCAGAGTAACAAGAGCCACCTGATGGTATTGTACACGGACAAGAACGGGCCGGCATCGGCAGCAGATATACAGAGGGGTGCGGAGATCACGGCGATTAACGGTGATGCCAATATTGCCTATGATAACGGGGGGCCTATCAGTCAGAAGGTGTATGCTGCTATTCACAGTTCGAAGCAGGTGACGTTGACGGTTCGGAAGCCGAAGGCGACAGCGACTGTGACTATACCACTGACTTCTACGAGCTTTAAGATCAACCCGATATTATTTGACAATGTCAGTAATGTAGGTGGACGTCAGGTAGGTTATTTCTCTTTTTATACTTTTTCCAGCATTTATGGTGACAATGATGCGCCGACTAATACGAAGCAGGTGTTGGATCAGTTGTTTGCCAAGTTCAAGGCAGCTGGTATACAGGACCTGATCGTAGATCTACGTTATAATGGCGGGGGTGCGGTGGTGACTGCGGAATACCTGGACAATGCGATCGCTCCTGCCAGCGCGGGCGGGCAGGTGATGTATAATTTTATTTACAACAACAAGTTAACGGCTAATCTGAGCAGGACGGGACTGGAATCGGTAGTAAAGTTTGACGGTACTACGGGTGGCCTGAACCTGACGCGTGTATTCTTTATTACGAGTGGCAGCACAGCATCTGCCAGTGAGCTGACGTTACAGAACCTGAAGCCATATATGAATGTGATATTGGTGGGTGATAAGACCTATGGCAAGCCGGTAGGCTTCATTCCTTTCACCTTATCGATCTATAAGAGCGGACAGGAGAAGTATATGGGAGATCTGTATGCTATCAATTTTGAGACTAAAAATGCGCGGCAGGAAGGCGGTTATTTCACTGGCATTGATGTGAACAAGCAAGCGACTGACTTTGTGAATGTGCCCTGGGGGGATGCACAGGATGAGCACCTGCAACAGATATACAGTTATATCAATACCGGCGCTTTCAAGCGGGATGCCAGTACGGAGCGTGTTATCAGCAACCCGGACAGCAGGAAGGTGATGTCTACTGCTCTACCATCCGGGTCATTCAACGGTATGATCGATTATCGCCAGCGCGGAGGTATCCGTTAAGGGTTAGCGATGTTGATCGTATTGGAGGGCCGGTGCTGCGGCCTGTAAATAAGCGATATCTTTTTCTGATAATGGAGGGGTGGCAGTTAGTTCTGCCGCCTCTTCGAGTTGTTGGAGGGTCCGAATGCCGACGATGGCGCTGGTAATAGCCGGGTGATGGAGGGCGTAGCGGATGGCGGTTTGTGCGGGCAGGCGTTCGCTGCCGGAGTGGTTGTTGATAGCTTCTGCTGCTCTATGTACGGCGGTGGCGTCGTGGTCGAGGTAGGCGCCGGGGGCTTTACCTGCGAGCAGGCCTTTGGCTACGCTACCTCTTGCCAGCACGCCTATTTCGTGTTGCTGGAGGAGTGGCAGGCAGGATTCTTCCGGGCGTCTGTCCAGCAAGCTGTATTGCATCATGACGCTGGTGATGCCGGCCCGTTGTACGTATTCGCGGATGACATTGGGCCGGATGGAGGAGATGCCATAATACCTGATCTTCCCTTGTTGTTTCAATATTTCGAAGGCGGCGATGGTATCATCGATCGTATCTTCTATGGTGCCACCATGCAGTTGATAGAGATCTATGTAATCGGTCTGCAGGCGGCGTAAGCTATCTTCTACTGCTTTGAGGATATATTCCCTGGAGGGATTCCAATCCCATCCGCTGCCATCGGGTCTCCATTGGTTACCGACCTTTGTGGCCAGTACGACCTCTCCCCTTTTTTGTTTCAGGGCTTTACCCACGGACATTTCGTTTTGTCCGTGATCGTATAGGTCTGCGGTATCAAACAAGTTGATGCCTTTATCAACTGCGATACCGATGAGGCGGTCATTTTCTTTGTCGTCGTTTCCTAATGACATGCAGCCGAATCCGACGCGGCTGATACGGAGGGAGGATTTGCCCAGCAGGTGATATTCCATCGCGATGAATTTATGGGTAAGCTAGCTTTATTCTTCTATCAGTTGGATGCCTGTTTGTGTAAAGGCGATGCGGCGTTGTTTGTACAAGGCACCGGTTGTCATTTTGAATGTTTTTTTGCTCATGCCGAAGAATTCATAGATCTCTTCCGGATCGGATTTATCGTGATACGGGAGGTAGTTATTATTTTCTTTGAGTAGGCGAATGATCTTTTCGCTTTCGTCTTCTACTTTTTTATAGCCAGGTTGTCCGAGTACGACATCCAGTTTATTGTCTTCGCGTATTGCTTTGACGAAGCCCTGGAGTTGGTCGCCGATATCTACGGTACGGAATACGTCGCCGAAGTGGAGGATACCGGTATGTTTGTTATTGATGATGACTACGAATCCGATCTCTGTGCGGCGATAGATGGTGATGTTGACCATTTCTTTTTCGCTTACGGTGAGGGGATCGTTGCTGAGGAACTGTTCTATTTTTTCGGTGGCGGCTACTCTTCCTGTCATTTCGTCGATATAGATCCTGACGAGGTATTCCTGTTTGGGAACCATGCGGGAGAGTTGTTGAGAGAGCGGGACGAAGATGTCTTTCATGAGGCCCCAGTCGAGGAATGCGCCCTGTGGGGTGACGCTAACGGCCTGAAGGTTGACTATATCCCCTACTACACCTTTTGGCTCTTGGGTGGTGGCGATGAGCCTGTTTTCCGAGTCATGATAAAGGAACACTTTCAGTTCATCCCCTATTTTGGTATTGGCAGGTACGAAACGTTTGGGCAGTAATATTTCCTGATCAATTCCTTCGAGGTATACACCGAAATCTGCCTGTTTTTTAACGCGTAGCCAGTTATAGTCGCCGATCTTTATCATAAATGTGCTGTAGATTATGGGGCGAAGGTACGTTGTTAATTGGTAAGAGCGGGGCTGGCGATCTCTGCTACAAAAAT
Protein-coding regions in this window:
- a CDS encoding SusD/RagB family nutrient-binding outer membrane lipoprotein; translation: MKRVNTRYILPALLIAVTLLAACQKQLEDINKNPNQSENVQPDYLLSNAIKSAVDIYWGENATMETSLLYVQYWAKIQYTDPDKYQPAATTSQSIWNNFYAQPVQDFTTLIQLGDTLHNPNYRAVGVIMRSWIFQNLTDLYGDVPYSQAANIKEFLTPRYDAQKDIYTGLLAELKGAVAAIQETANPIQGDPVFKGDMKRWKQFANSLRLRIAIRISDRDEATAKAVFDEVSNNAATVLSSNADNVKLDYLASPNQNPVGRNRETRNDYRISKSVVDKLLALNDPRLSIYAAKPKDGGPILGVTNGLPTDSASALGFNKTSDVGAVFTATTAPAILFNYAELLFIKAEAAARGLISADAEQLYKDAIRASLAQYNIVDATVVNNYLAQPALAYDVTNFRRAIGEQKWLALFSEGIEGFTEWRRLDYPQLKPAYQGVLQGKMPLRLTYPSSEQALNGINYKKAVANQGPDALITRLWFDVR
- a CDS encoding SusC/RagA family TonB-linked outer membrane protein encodes the protein MKFARHAAALLFVILYTQAGFAQSIKIGGVVTGKTDAQPLPGVIIVVKGTSNGTQSDADGKYSIKANSSDTLRFSFIGYNTIEVPVGKSSQLNIALESAESKLQEVVVTALGISREKKSLGYAMQELKSKDITEARETNLVNALSGKIAGVNITNSQGNMGSSRIVIRGETSISGNNQPLFVVDGLPVDNSQLGVGSGRDFANAIADINPGDIESLSVLKGPNAAALYGSRAANGVIVIKTKSGRGKQKGLGITVSSNATVEDLLVLPSFQNVYGQGSGGQFSYVDGKGGGINDGVDESWGPKMDGRLIKQFFSNGQPAPWVPHPNNVKDFYVTGYTLNNGLSIAGSNDKLDYRFSYNNTKQKGILPNTGISRNSFSFNTTYRITPKLTFSSNVNYTRSVADNLPGVDGRRGNSVTLQFIWFGRQVDVNRLRDYKNPDGTDYNWNHSYYSNPYWIQYENTVGQQRNRIFGNTRLSYQILDWLTANVRIGLDYYNDRRKYKIAYGTNGTPFGSYTEDAYGISEVNTEFTLNAVKKLSRDFNLDVLVGGNIRNNQTEQNYQQAPRLAVKDVYTLNNSRDPVVSSNIFGKRRIYSGFASAQLGFREYAFLNLTARRDQSSTLPRANNAYFYPSANASLVLNEAFHIQSKALTLLKLRGGWAQVGNDTDPYQLINTYPFNQPFGEYPLLTVSDNFLKSDLKPEITSSAEIGLEAGFFNNRARIDVTYYNANSRNQILLADVSASTGYLKKLLNAGQINNKGIEISLGGAPVSTASGFRWDVNINYARNVSKVVELDKDGFLNDYVLGTSGNVQVLASKGKRYGAIYGKAYQRDASGQILVNPDGTPAIANDRKVLGYYTPKWTGSINNAFSFKGVTLSFLIDTKQGGSIWSGTNYTGIYTGVLAASLPGRDAENGGIPYYYAGNNTSSTPVRLPNHNAGAPNGETVYHDGMIFDGVTSSGKKNDVILPAQRYYKSVYNSSLNESSVYDASFIKLREVRIGYALPKELVKRWGFQAIDVTLVGRNLWIIDKKAPNIDPETAFNTGNGQGLETLQIPTTRSFGLNLNVSF
- a CDS encoding N-acetylmuramoyl-L-alanine amidase — encoded protein: MKLTSWYYPLAAALLLVYGCARNPYATTNKAYRQQTKTYAATIRQQPFPVPTDSAALPQYWVGTVNFNLRKPNFVIIHHTAQNSCEQTLKTFTNTATQVSAHYVICRNGTIHHMLNDYLRAWHGGVARWGSVTDINSSSIGIELDNNGFEPFAPAQIHSLEILLDTLRHKYNIPTANFIGHGDIAPGRKVDPSAWFPWQQLAQKGFGLWFKDTATITLPQNFNHLQALRIVGYDIKDTSAAILAFKRHFTPADSTSGTRLDTAAAKIIFSLAQQSQ
- a CDS encoding GH92 family glycosyl hydrolase; the protein is MRKLLLGALTLLSLQSQAQIVTSVQDPADWVNPLMGTASKHSLSQGNTYPAIALPWGMNFWMPQTGKMGDGWAYTYDAEKIRGFKQTHQPSPWINDYGQFVIMPVTGKPKFRENDRASWFSHKSETARPYYYSVYLADHDVTTEITPTERAARFRFTYPKTDSAFVIIDALDRGSFVKVIPAERKIIGYTTRNSGGVPANFKNYFVIYFDKPFSYQATWKDSTLSAGILESKSNHSGAIIGFATVKGEKVQAKVASSFISPEQAELNLLQEIGNRSFDDIKTQAKATWNKELGRILVTGGTVDQTRTFYSCLYRVLLFPRKFYEMNEKKEVVHYSPYNGQVLPGYMFTDNGFWDTFRSAFPFFNLMYPEMNSHIMQGLVNAYKESGWLPEWASPGHRDCMIGSNSASIIADAYIKGVRNFDVNTAFEALQKNAENEGPLESVGRRGVKYYNELGYVPYDVKINENAARTLEYAYDDFTIYQLAKAIKRPADDISKYEKRSQNFRNLFDKETRLMRGRNKDGNFQSPFNPFKWGDAFTEGNSWHYTWSVFHDVKGLANLMGGREMFVKMLDSVFVMPPVYDDSYYNFTIHEIREMQIMNMGQYAHGNQPIQHMIYLYNYAGAPWKAQYWLREVMDRLYTPTPDGYCGDEDNGQTSAWYVFSALGFYPVCPGTTQYVVGSPLFKNATIKLENGKTLQINAADNGPDKRYIQKMEWNGKALSQNWLDHFELMKGGQLNFRMSAQPEKNRGTAVKDAPFSYSDAK